A stretch of Equus caballus isolate H_3958 breed thoroughbred chromosome 11, TB-T2T, whole genome shotgun sequence DNA encodes these proteins:
- the SLC35B1 gene encoding solute carrier family 35 member B1, with translation MRSLSPVGDVRLELSPLPLPLPAVSGSPVGSSGRLMAASSSLVPDRLRLPLCFLGVFVCYFYYGILQEKITRGKYGEGAKQETFTFALTLVFIQCAINAVFAKILIQCFDTAKVDRTQSWLYAACSVSYLGAMVSSNSALQFVNYPTQVLGKSCKPIPVMLLGVTLLKKKYPMAKYLCVLLIVAGVALFMYKPKKVVGMEEHTVGYGELLLLLSLTLDGLTGVSQDHMRAHYQTGSNHMMLNVNLWSTLLLGAGILFTGELWEFLSFAERYPIIIYNILLFGLTSALGQSFIFMTVVYFGPLTCSIITTTRKFFTILASVILFANPISPMQWVGTVLVFLGLGLDAKFGKGTKKTSH, from the exons ATGAGGTCCCTGTCGCCGGTCGGCGATGTCCGGCTGGAGCTGTCGCCGCTGCCGCTGCCCCTGCCGGCTGTGAGCGGGTCTCCGGTCGGGTCTTCCGGGCGTCTCATGGCCGCTAGCAGCTCCCTGGTGCCCGACCGGCTGCGCCTGCCGCTTTGCTTCCTCGGCGTCTTTGTCTGCTATTTCTACTATGGGATCCTGCAGGAAAAGAT aacaaGAGGAAAGTATGGGGAGGGAGCCAAGCAGGAGACATTCACTTTTGCCTTAACTTTGGTCTTCATCCAATGTGCGATCAATGCTGTGTTTGCCAAGATCT TGATCCAGTGTTTTGACACTGCCAAGGTGGATCGTACTCAGAGCTGGCTCTATGCTGCCTGTTCTGTCTCCTATCTGGGTGCCATGGTCTCCAGCAACTCAGCACTACAGTTTGTCAACTACCCAACTCAG GTCCTTGGTAAATCCTGCAAGCCAATCCCAG TCATGCTCCTTGGAGTGACCCTCTTGAAGAAGAAGTACCCAATGGCCAAGTACCTGTGTGTGTTGCTAATTGTGGCTGGAGTGGCCCTCTTCATGTACAAGCCCAAGAAAGTAGTTGGGATGGAAGAACACACAGTTGGCTATGGAGAGCTGCTCCTG CTATTGTCTCTGACCCTGGATGGACTGACAGGAGTTTCCCAGGACCACATGCGGGCTCATTACCAAACAGGCTCCAACCACATGATGTTGAACGTCAACCTTTGGTCGACATTGCTGCTGGGAGCTG GAATCCTGTTCACTGGAGAGCTCTGGGAGTTCTTGAGCTTTGCCGAAAGGTACCCTATCATCATCTATAACATCCTGCTCTTTGGCCTGACCAGTGCCCTGGGTCAG aGCTTCATCTTCATGACAGTTGTGTATTTTGGTCCCCTGACCTGCTCCATCATCACCACAACTCGAAAGTTCTTCACCATTTTGGCCTCTGTGATCCTCTTCGCCAACCCCATCAGCCCCATGCAGTGGGTGGGCACTGTGCTTGTGTTCTTGG GTCTCGGTCTTGATGCCAAGTTTGGGAAGGGGACCAAGAAGACATCCCACTAG